One Edaphobacter flagellatus genomic region harbors:
- a CDS encoding DUF302 domain-containing protein, whose product MIPTANGLLTKPSPYSVPETLDRIEALLHSKNITVFARVDHSGEAEKAGLHMPPTQVLIFGNPKGGTPVMLANPLSAIDLPLKVLAWQDADGKVWLTWNDPQYLKARYALSDDVVAPLAAATTLVTQLFQ is encoded by the coding sequence ATGATCCCGACCGCAAATGGCCTGCTCACCAAACCCAGCCCGTACTCTGTTCCGGAAACCCTCGATCGCATCGAGGCTCTTCTGCATTCGAAAAACATCACGGTGTTTGCGCGGGTAGATCACAGTGGCGAGGCGGAAAAAGCAGGGCTGCATATGCCTCCAACGCAGGTGTTGATCTTTGGCAATCCGAAGGGCGGAACGCCGGTGATGCTTGCCAATCCGCTATCAGCCATCGATCTGCCGCTCAAGGTGCTTGCCTGGCAGGATGCCGACGGCAAGGTGTGGCTGACATGGAATGACCCGCAATACCTGAAGGCACGCTATGCGCTTTCGGACGATGTCGTCGCTCCGCTCGCAGCGGCAACTACACTTGTAACGCAGCTATTTCAGTAA
- a CDS encoding YdcF family protein, which produces MKLLRQFLFAVFILVFAAALVIYGNYITLPTHNTAATHFDAIIVLGTPSKPDGTPSPEQRERVLEGVREYKAGIAPRLIMTGGAAHNHFVEAHSMAVYAAEQGVPATDIIEEGQAQNTIQNIYYSATIMHQHGWSSAEIVSSPYHLGRTALIMNAFNTRQPALSIDWRTHPSNWPPEYDIHHKVVLYSVEAWRCLQLRLQGSRFLPVPGTPAIAH; this is translated from the coding sequence GTGAAACTCCTCCGACAGTTTTTATTCGCCGTCTTTATTCTTGTCTTCGCTGCCGCTCTTGTTATTTACGGCAACTACATTACGCTGCCTACGCACAATACAGCGGCCACCCATTTCGACGCGATCATCGTGCTGGGTACACCGTCGAAACCCGATGGCACGCCCTCGCCGGAGCAGCGCGAACGCGTGCTGGAAGGCGTGCGCGAGTACAAGGCCGGAATCGCTCCTCGTCTGATCATGACCGGCGGCGCCGCACATAATCATTTTGTGGAAGCCCATAGCATGGCTGTCTACGCCGCAGAACAGGGTGTTCCAGCGACAGACATCATCGAGGAGGGGCAGGCGCAGAACACGATTCAAAACATCTACTACTCGGCTACGATCATGCATCAGCACGGCTGGTCATCCGCGGAGATCGTCAGTTCGCCCTATCATCTGGGACGAACAGCACTGATCATGAATGCGTTCAATACGCGCCAGCCAGCACTTTCGATCGACTGGCGCACACATCCTTCGAATTGGCCACCGGAGTACGACATTCACCACAAAGTGGTGCTCTACTCTGTCGAAGCATGGAGATGCCTGCAACTTCGCCTGCAGGGGTCGCGGTTTCTGCCAGTACCGGGAACCCCTGCAATAGCGCATTAA